The Tenrec ecaudatus isolate mTenEca1 chromosome 12, mTenEca1.hap1, whole genome shotgun sequence genomic interval TTTCTCTCCCTCTTTGGCACCAGGTATCTAGTTAATATTTAGACTTTATATACATTTCATTTCAACTGTTGTTTTTATTATGTtatcaaacaaagctggagatgtcAACGACGCCAGCACATAGGGGAGAAGCAGTAAGCTGCCAGGCAGGCATCTGGCTAAGGCTCTCAGAGCAAACAGGGCTCCCTGACCTAGGGAGGGGGCCACCGACAGCTGAGTGCTGGGCTTCCCCCTgtctccaggaagcagagtttgCTAGAGTGTTGCCCTCACCTTTCTCACCCAAAGCAAAAAAGCACAGGAAGCTGAGTCTTCAGAATCCTGCTGTTGTTTACCAATAATTCCCCTTGGcaggtggggttagggttagatgtggatggctgggtgggagggagagaggaggtgagatggagagagagggggtctgggaggaaggggaagacagGGTGTGGGTGAGGATAGAGGAAAGAGGGCAATAGAGGGAGAGATGAGAGGCAGCATCTGCAGAGAAAATACTTTTTGGTTTCTGTGTGATCAATTAATAGGGCGTTGCACAAGCACCCTGCAACCCAGCGTGGCTCTGCTTAGGAGTTCTTTAGCGCTTACCATGGGCTCTTTCTAGCTGAGTCCAGGGACACCTCAATTCCTACATTGGCAAGGCTCCCAAGGGACACACACACCTGTGGTGAAGGGTATCCAGGAAGAGGCAGCCTCCTCTCttggaaaagaaaacacagaCCAAGGGCTGTCAGTCAGAGGCAAACGCTCTAGGGCAGGGAAACCAGGGCTTTGTGTCAAAGGTGCACCCAGGAGGCACTTCAAGAGAAGGCGGGCAGACTGGAATGGCTGGAAGTTGGGATGGGGAAGCTTATGTCTAGAAGGTAACCTGCCAACACCAAAGCCAGGGCTATACCAGGGGTGCGGGAAGGGCTCGCCTTCCCTGAAGTCCCAGGAGATGGAGAGAGGCACGCCGCTGTGCACTCGCTGGCCCTCAGCTCCCCAGGGCCTGCCACACACAGACCAGACGCTGAAGGGGGCGGCTCACAGCCCTGCAAGTGCTGGAGAGGGATGGAGAGGTCCCAGGCTCCCAGGGGAGAAGGCAGCACACGGGGCCCGGTGGGGAACCGCTCAAGTGTGGCGGGCCAAGATCTCGGAGCTCCAGGGTGTCCCAGCCGCGGCGCACGCCTCGGCTTCCCGCGTCCCCTCAGCAGGCGCGCGCAAGGCGCAGCggcccccccacacccccgcgCCCCCTGCCGTCCCCCGCCCTTCCCTCGGCTGCGCCAGGCGCGCGCGCCcggccccctcctcctctccgcCGCGCGGCTCCTCGCTCCCCGCAGAAAGTTAGCAGCGGGGAAGGAACTCGGGCGGCCACagcgcgcggcggcggcggcggaggcaGAGGCTGAGGCCGGCGCTGCGGCGCAGCCGGGAAGCGGGGGGCGCAGCCCACGGAGCAGGTGCAGCCCGCAGCGCCCCGCGCCCCCCTCGGAACCCCGGCCGGAGGCGGAGGccggggttgggggtggtgggggggcccCTGGACTCCGTGGGGGGCGAGCGGGCAGGGGGGGGCCATGCGGCCGGGCTCCCCCCCGGCGCAGCCGGACCGCGGCCAGGGCCAGGGGCGCAGCGGCGTCGCTCCATGCAGCCGGGGCGGctgggcagcggcggcggcggcgggggcggcggctGAAACCATGTCCGGGCAGCGCCGggggctgccgccgccgccgccgccgccgccgcgcacgGGGAGCCGCGATGGCCCCGTGGCCCGCAGCGcccgggccgccgccgccgccgccgctgccacctCCGtccgggccgccgccgccgccgcccggcgcCTCGCCTAAGGGGCCGCCGGCGCGCAAGCTGCTCTTTATGTGCACCTTGTCCCTGTCCGTCACCTACCTGTGCTACAGCCTCCTGGGCGGCTCGGGCTCCTTGCAGTTCCCCCTGGCGCTGCAGGAGCCTCCGGGCGCCACCGCCGCGCCCCCGCCGAGCCCGCCGCCGCCCTCCCTGCCGCCTCCCCCCGGGCGCCTCGGCGCCccctcgccgccgccgcccgcgcccCCGCCGCCGGACCGCGCGATCAGCCGCGAGCGGCCCCCGGTCCCCGGGGCCGACGGCTGGGGGCTGGCGAGCGGCGGCGGAGGCCACCACCGGGACGCGTGGCTCCGGAGCCCGCTGGAGCCCAGCGAGCTGCTGGCGGTGCCCGGCGCGCTGCTGGAGAGGGAAGCTCCCGAGTCCAGCACGACGGACGAGGAGCTCGCCGGCCGGAGGGCGGCCAACGGGAGCAGCGAGAGGGGCGGCGCCGCCGCCAGCACCGCGGACTACGGGGAAAAGAAGCTGCCCCAGGCGCTCATCATCGGGGTCAAGAAAGGGGGGACCCGCGCGCTGCTGGAGGCCATCCGAGTGCACCCGGACGTGCGGGCGGTGGGCATAGAGCCGCACTTCTTCGACAGGCACTACGAGAAGGGGCTGGAGTGGTACAGGTAGGACCCCCTCCCCCGGGGATGAGCTGGGTGGGACTGGGGGTTGCGCGCGGAGACCGGGAGCTTTCCGTGCCCTTGACTTCTGGACACTGTCCGCAGAGCCCCATGAACCCCGCTGGGGTGGTTCAGGGGAAGAGGCTGAGGGCGCTGGAGGCTGTCTAGGAATCACACCATCTCAGGGCACGGGAGGAAGTTTCCCACTGCCAGGCTCAGGTTCCGCTTCCAAGAATATGCTTTCTCAATATGCTCAGCTCCAAGTCTGGGAGTTCCCAGCCCAAAGGAAGCCTCTGCCCGTGTTTCCTAAGCCCTACTTTAGAGGCTGAGAGCTGCTGGATTTGGGGGTGCTGTGGACCGAACCAGGATAGCTTGATGGATGAAGGAGCTTTGAGATTCCCCCACTGGAATTTTTCAAAATcgtccccaaacccatctgcgtgGCAGAAACCCAACTTTATTGTGTTCGCGTCAGAGTAAAATGGATAGGGAACCTTTACACATCCTGTCCCTGGTCATCTGGGGCTTTCCAGGAAAGACTGAGGGTGGATGCCACCTCTGGAACTTTCTGTCCCTCTAGGTTGAGGGAACACAGAGTTGATTTTGCATCCAGGGGAATCCATTTCTGCATGGCAGTTTGTGCCTGAAGAGTTTTTTATGCACCGCACCCATTCTCTTTCACCTGGGAGCTTCATTCCAAACAGAATGAAGCTTGTCTTTGGTGATGCTGTCTTGTCTCTCCTGTCCTCCTTTCTACCTGTGGTGAGATGAAGAGAGAAAAGAGGGTTGGGAAGTTAAGTGTGGATAAAATACATCTCGATTCCGTGTTAGCCATAACATTCAAAAAAACAACCCTCTGTCCAAGATGCCCCCAGTACAAATCCCTTttactgccccccctccccctcctgccagcccctgtttctctctctctgtctctccctctctcttgttctctctcCCTGCTCTGGAACGTAGGTCTGAATGGATGACTCCATCTCCGGTTGCATTTCAGTAATTGATCATGATTGTCAAAGAGAAACACAGACCTTGTCAGCTAAAGTGATGTTATCATCTTAACAGAGGCAATAGGTAACCGGGGATGGTTCTCTGACTGGTTGCCTTCTTGTTCAGGGATGTGCTTTCTAAGTGTAAATCAGAGCCTGGGAAAGTTTTCGACATAACTTCAGAAATATGTAATAAATGTGTGTACTTTGATTGATTTCTCCCCTCTCTTAAAAATATGCCGTGTGCTTTAAAAGCTTGAGAGGAGTGCACTTTAGGCATAAACATCCAGCATATTAAACTCAAACAGCAAATGTGTCTGTTAACGTCTTATCTGTTTCAACAGCTCGAACTAATTGCCGTAGTTTAGGAGGCTTCAAACAGCCCCTTCCTATcaaaacagaaaacagcaaatgtCTAATTTAACTAGAAAATAAGTATTTATAACATCACAAGCCATGGCTTCCAGTATGTTATTATGATTAAAAGGGTGTTGGATGATTAatgcaacaacagcaaaataaagcaaGGGTCTCCTGTCTGGGAGTTTCCGTCTTTAATTGTTGATTGGAGGCATGCATGAGCTCTGGTTTCTTGGGTGGTGTGGTCTGGGACTTTGAGGATGACTGCGGCTTTTTCTCAGTTCTAATTTTAAAGCTGTGTGCCTTGTGAGAAGTGTCTAATGCTCTTTGGTGAAAACAGGAGGCATAAGGATCACTTCTTTCCAACGTGTGTCAGGGTTGCGTTCCAGCAGCTGTAAGTCAGGAATGAAGTGTTTTCTTCGGATGGCTGAAaggaaaagttggtggagggcttGTGGTGGCATgcgggtcacaaaggctgatggtaAGCCTTTGAGTTGTTTCTGAATGACCAGCCAGAACATGTCAGAATACCCAGTGCTGTTTTTCACGGAGGCTGGGAAGAAAAGGTATACATACTGCCTAAATGTGGAGCTATCACCCCTGAAGATACTGTTTTAGCCTTGTGGTACTACAAGGCTCTGACAATCACTTGTGGTGCGTTTGGGGCCCAGGGTTAAGGTTTGGTCACGTCCCAGAAAATTGTTCAACAGCAGAGGTTTAACTGGATTCCCTGGATATGACTGGCTTCATTTGATCTTCACTTAGAGAGGACAAGTGGTATCTTTGATTGCCCACCTGCATGCATTGCTCCTggtgaaacaaacaaaccagttgTCATGGAACTGATTCCTATTCGTGATTACTCCACGCAAGTCAGCCTGGAGCTCCGTGTTTCATACTTTTCATTATTTggggggaagcagatcaccaaaccTCTCTTTATTGGTTCTCCTGAGTGAGCGGAGACTCCCAGCTGAGACCTGTTCAGATTTAGCAGGAGAGCACTTAATCAttttcaccacccagggactcaggGACTTGCTTTCTCCTGGCAAACTgagaaaatgaaacccactgcGATCCAGGCAATTCCCACTGAgtgtgaacctataggacagagtctgcATAGAACTGActtctagggtttctgaaacGGCGAGTCTTTCCAGGAGacaacagcctcctctttcgctggcagagcaactggtgaattGGAACGGATGATCtaaccattagcagcccaacgcacaaccCACTAGCCATCCGGGCTCTTTCTTGCCCTGGTAGATCCTTATGAAGGT includes:
- the HS3ST4 gene encoding heparan sulfate glucosamine 3-O-sulfotransferase 4; protein product: MAPWPAAPGPPPPPPLPPPSGPPPPPPGASPKGPPARKLLFMCTLSLSVTYLCYSLLGGSGSLQFPLALQEPPGATAAPPPSPPPPSLPPPPGRLGAPSPPPPAPPPPDRAISRERPPVPGADGWGLASGGGGHHRDAWLRSPLEPSELLAVPGALLEREAPESSTTDEELAGRRAANGSSERGGAAASTADYGEKKLPQALIIGVKKGGTRALLEAIRVHPDVRAVGIEPHFFDRHYEKGLEWYRNVMPKTVDGQITMEKTPSYFVTNEAPKRIHSMAKDIKLIVVVRNPVTRAISDYTQTLSKKPEIPTFEVLAFKNRTLGLIDASWSAIRIGIYALHLENWLQYFPLSQILFVSGERLIVDPAGEMAKVQDFLGLKRVVTDKHFYFNKTKGFPCLKKPEDSSAPRCLGKSKGRTHPRIDPDVIHRLRKFYKPFNMMFYQMTGQDFQWEQEESDK